From the Macrobrachium rosenbergii isolate ZJJX-2024 chromosome 50, ASM4041242v1, whole genome shotgun sequence genome, the window TGGAAAAGCCCAAGTTTTATGAACTGGGTTTGTCAGAAAGTTCAAAATACATCTGTAATGATCAGGTCAATATTTTGCTCCACCAAACGCAAAGCGTTGGATTTCCCAAACTTTATGCAATGGATGGGGTATTTCATTCTCATTTCCTTTAGGTTCTCATTGCATTTTGCCGTTTTGAAATGTGCTCACTGAATAAATCTCGTCATTAGATAAAAAGAAAGTGGACATAATTATAGAAAGATGTCAGGGAAAGAGAGAATGGGAATTAAGCCAGAACGAGAAAAGAATGGGGCTTAATCCGTTCCGTGTTTTCCGGAGACCTTTCTTTGTTCGTTTGTCTGTGGAATGGTTCATTGTTATGACGCCGTCGTGCATTGCAGAACGTTTCCTTTACCATGTGCCACTCCTTTATTGTTCTCCTGGTTGTTGCCTTTCTTCAGTAAAAGTTCAGTTAATGATACGAAGGACGTTCCTCATTACCCTTCAGTAATTCAGAGGTTTCCACTTCACCCTTCATAGAAAACCTCCAAactgttctctttttttatcgGTTTCTTCAAAttacaaacttttcttttttatcgatttttcaaattacaaacttttctttttatatcgaTTTCTTCAAATGATAGTTTTTCGTTACAATATCACTGCTGATCAGCACTCTGTTAGTTATGGAATCTCGTGTTGTCATTCTTCCTTTCAATGTTTATGCACACCTCGTTTATGGCCCAATAAGGGTGCAGAATATAATCCTCGCGACTCGGACGTTTTACTTTAAGAAGCTCAGTGCGTGGTTCTCTTGTATTTTCGCTTTCACTGTAACCTTGCACTATTCGTCGCAACCTCAGCCATCTGGTTATCGTGGAGTGATGCGTCCTTATATACTGTTTTTCAAAATGTGCTTCATCTTTGCAAcccttgaattgaattgaattgaagtgATTATTCTAATCATTAATGGGTTCTTTTCGTTAACTTTCTTCTCATTACTTAGTTTTTCATTCCTATAATCATTGAGTATTTCACTTCAAAAATCTTCTGCAGGTAGTCTTCTTTTAATTGCTGAATTATTCACATGAATGTTTTTCGTGTAATGAGTAAGTTCTTCCTCATGGCCATTTTTGCTGCATCATTGTCTCACTTAGATAGTCTTCGTCCAAATGCTTATTACCCCTTGATGATATTATGCCCTAATCATTGAGTCGTGGACCATGATAGTCCTTTACTGTTCCTACTGTTCTTTCTTCCCTCGCCCGTGGAGGCATTCACTCACGTCATTTTTGGAtttttcctaaatagtgacccccaatggttttcgggggtcgttatcttggagtaatatttcttgggggtcattatctttatgatatttacagtcttttgtttatatttttacggtaatccccaacgggcttgtactaaacgctccgcaaagatggatacatacagggttaaaacccttgggggtcactatctggaaAGCTCCTCATTTTTCCCCAACCTAGGGATTGCTTGTATTTCCAAAACATGTTGTCATACGCCTGtaacttgtttccttttttttttttttttttttttttttttttttgtctcccaaAAGTGGCTGCCTGCGGGAAGACTGTGACATTGGCAGACTGCATTCAGAAGACCCTCATCTGCGCACCTTTAGACAACTTGCTGTCTCCTCTGCTAGGGGACCCTTCCACCATCTTCAGCTGCTCGACGAAAACCGGAGCGCCACTCAAAGGGAAGTTCTACGCTGCTTTGGGTGAGTTGGGGGAAACTCTACAAAACCACTAGTTTTTGACTTGTGTTTActgaaatatattctctctctctctctctctctctctctctctctctctctctctctctctctctctctctctctctctctctgtttgacttTTTTCCACAGAATTTGATAAACATCAGGATCAGATTCattctattaaattttatttttttgtaaatatttttatatatttaatatactttaatatcTACGCTGCTTTGGGTGAGGTAGGGGAAACGCTACAAAATCCACTAGTTTTGACAAGTATTTActataagatattctctctctctctctctctctctctctctctctctctctctctctctctctctctctctctctctctctctctctctccccaacataTGTTTGACTTTTTCCACAGAATTTGAGAACCATGAGGATCagattcataattttaatttttatttttctgtaaatattttatatttaatatactcTAATATACTTTCCTGTATACAGATCCATAATGAGAAAGTTTTGTGGATGTATACTTAATAAATGTTCTtagtgttgttgttgtattaCAATTATCTCGaatgctgttgttttgttcaacgctgtttgttatttttcatttagagaaTTACCTCAGGGTTATGGTTTCTATGTATTTGatcatttttctgtgtatttataagattctttttataataattttttttttttccctctctgacTATTCCAGGTCAGTCGGTAGCATCAGGCGGCTCCTTTTCCTCGTTCCcttcatcgtcttcttcttcctcttcctcttcttcttcctcgtctgaTTCAGGAATTCTCGACGAGTTAACTTCGAGCCCAGTCGCTGACGCTGCCATCAGACAGTGTGTCCTCAACTCTACGGGAATGGTGAGTCTCTTCTCCCGGGCCATTCATGTTTGACTCTCATAATGACAGAAGTTTGTTTACTAGGCCGTTCTCCACTCCGAAAGGGAGCCATATGATGACGGCCTCAAGTCCCTGGTAGATGTTTGGTATTGTTTTTGTCTCTCAGgatgtatctgtttatttattttatttgttcatttatttatatagttattttatattatctggtagatgtttgtttttttgtttttgtttttctgtatttatttatttatttattttatttgtttatttatttatatagttattttttatttatctaattattttttttatttatatatgtacttatttaggtgttttgtattttttgggtTTTTGATGCTCGAAAATTTAAAGATAATCTGTGTTGATGCTTCAAAGAGCGACATTCACCGttgccttcattcatattatttctCGGTTTCTGTTTATGACTATAAATTTATGAGCGTGCTACAATATCCCTATTTATTTGTTAACACCACATGTAACTTAAGATAcctcattttgctttatttatctttcttgtaCATCTTCCTGGTATTTAGGAATGCTGAGGATTCCATTCCTATCATTAATGTTTGGCTTGATTGGACTAACTATACTGCTGTTTTCGCAAACTGGGTCACCTCAGTTACTACGCTTTTTGCCATGCATGGGGTAATGACCGTATACCTGTTGTTCTCAAACCTTTAGCCGTGTCTTAGTCTCTGCACCTTGACCTTCCATGATCTGGCTTTGAGGTCCTTTCTTTGGGGGTACATTCAACACTCAAGAGTACATACCATTGTGAAGATTTCTCTTGGAATCTGTGTCACTGTATTTCATGagctatatactttattttaagcttagaaaaaatgatatatatatatataatatatatatatatatatatatatatatatatatatatatatgcaatatatatatatatatatatatatatatatatatatatatatatatatatatatatatatatatatatatatatatatatatatatatatatatatatatatatatatatatatatatatatatatatatatatatatatatatatacacaccttgaCTTGTTTCATAAGCCTGctaacaaacattatatatgtgtgtgtgcaatatttagataacaataatgatactaAGAGTGTTCGAAAGCTACAAACAGGCCTGAAAAATTTAAacgcaaccccctccccccaacaccatTGGTCCATTATCCATTAGGGATTTGTCCGGAAATTGAATCACCTGTTGCAGGTCTCGAGACACATCTATGGTAAAAGTTTCGTGAAAATTAAGTCGTAACTTGTTGCGTAACCCTGCTAACcaagaaaccaaacaaaaacaaaccgaGGTAGAAAAACATAGCCAGTCGGTCAGAGATGAACATATTTAACTTTACGATCTTCATTAGTTGCCATATTGTAGACTCAGATATTTTTCAGTCAAAAAATTTTATTCCCTCCGAAAGATGGATATACTATTAACCAAAGGTTTTGTTTCAATTTTGATACATTTATATGACTGGCTTGTGATTTCTTCGTCACTTTccaaattgaattttgaatttgccGTCAGGTAAAAGGAAACCAGTGTTTAGgttttggaagttttcttcaGGAGTGTATGTTCATGTTTACACCATCTTAAAGGCCTTCCTTCGAAAAGGTAGTAGAAACCTATCTTGAACTATCTTCATTCTTTTTGATGAATGCATGCCATACAAGCTGGCATAATTACATCTGTGCATCCCAACAGCTGGCCTTTTTGCAGCTGAACTGAGGCCATAGAATCTGTGCTAAAATTGTATGCTCACTTCACATCAAAATGCATGACTTCCttgcagtgaaatgaaaatagatgtgaaaataaacatctctcattttcattctcgCTGAGGAAGACGGAAGACTGGACGTGAATGAAATCCTCACAGCTTAAATTTCCCACCAACAGCTCACCCCAACTCTGGCTCTGGACCGCGCCGCCATAGCTGAACAGGTGTCACTGCTGTCGCCACCTTCCCTTGGAGCAGCTGTTGTGGGCGGTGTGGAAACCTGCCCAGAACCGATCAACTTCAAGATAGCCACCTTCATCCGATGCCTGAAGAAGATCTGCATCGCTGCTGCCGTCATCCCGACGGCTGCGCCATCTTTCTCTGGGTTCCCTTCGTTCTAAGAGTCACGTTGactaagaaggaaggaagagaaagggaaacGCCGCATGTTAGctacttgtgagagagagagagagagagtcgtgttttcAGGCGAGATAGAGAGAATTTGCTTTTGTAAAACATGAGCGATGCTTGTGAGGGACACAGGCAAACATATT encodes:
- the LOC136832603 gene encoding uncharacterized protein codes for the protein MAPSKPLLLCLAILATVTVSGVNATTKVEMAACGKTVTLADCIQKTLICAPLDNLLSPLLGDPSTIFSCSTKTGAPLKGKFYAALGQSVASGGSFSSFPSSSSSSSSSSSSSSDSGILDELTSSPVADAAIRQCVLNSTGMLTPTLALDRAAIAEQVSLLSPPSLGAAVVGGVETCPEPINFKIATFIRCLKKICIAAAVIPTAAPSFSGFPSF